A single genomic interval of Nitratidesulfovibrio sp. SRB-5 harbors:
- a CDS encoding sigma 54-interacting transcriptional regulator encodes MAKILLVDDEESIRFTLSAFLRRDGHVVVTAASLDEALHALDPANGGPPDLVITDIILRGENGLDFARTVRERCPFVPVILLTGRPSVESAVRAVAEGAEQYLTKPVDKEQMLQAARTALRHKALDDERRALVIERETLRVHLEAVFQAVPDVLVTVTPDLRIQRMNLAARELPGGARDARQAGGRRFDEALGLFAPLFRPVLDETLGARRASRRRRVSAQLTDGREQVFEIEAAPLVGAGGEFLGALLVARDVTRLAGLEEALGQRTGMNQIIGRSAPMSELFHLLDELAQTDTTVLITGESGTGKELVAEALHRGGPRALGPLVKVNCSALSEHLLESELFGHVRGAFTGAVRDRVGRFQLAHGGTIFLDEIGDVSSAVQLKLLRVLQEREFERVGDTRTVKVDVRVIAATNRPLADLVRSGRLREDLYYRLRVVELHLPALRDRRSDIPLLVDHFVEQFNIHFHRRVAGVTPVALQALMAHSWPGNVRELRHALEHGFILSRGDVIDVDALPPEVRAAVGMAATAAPVLRSIACDTDLPQQGAGLPWAGGRALDRAGDRIGDGGMEHGLARPPQGTWPTGASSYGQGARAPAVGGGADHSGIYPDGTPVHLAEGVRGREAAFLEPPVSGGPASLPTPAMPAGPAGSGYGGQVDEAPAPYGAEAGRRLRLTPELLSDALRRAGNNKARAARLLGISRQTVYRKLVEFGLADGADGGPDGGPDGGPDGEPDDAPGVSANEADAAGS; translated from the coding sequence ATGGCGAAGATATTGCTCGTTGACGACGAGGAGAGCATCCGCTTCACCCTTTCGGCCTTCCTGCGCCGCGACGGGCACGTGGTGGTCACCGCCGCCAGCCTGGACGAGGCGCTGCATGCGCTGGACCCGGCCAACGGCGGCCCGCCGGACCTGGTCATCACCGACATCATCCTGCGCGGCGAGAACGGGCTGGATTTCGCCCGCACCGTGCGCGAACGATGCCCCTTCGTGCCGGTCATCCTGCTGACCGGGCGGCCCAGCGTGGAATCCGCCGTGCGGGCGGTGGCGGAAGGGGCGGAGCAGTACCTGACCAAGCCGGTGGACAAGGAGCAGATGCTTCAGGCTGCCCGTACGGCCCTGCGCCACAAGGCCCTGGACGACGAGCGCCGCGCCCTGGTTATCGAGCGCGAGACTCTGCGGGTGCATCTGGAAGCGGTGTTCCAGGCCGTGCCCGACGTGCTGGTGACCGTGACGCCCGACCTGCGGATACAGCGCATGAACCTGGCCGCGCGGGAACTGCCTGGCGGCGCGCGTGATGCGCGCCAGGCAGGGGGGAGGCGCTTTGACGAGGCCCTGGGGTTGTTCGCGCCGTTGTTCCGCCCGGTGCTGGACGAAACCCTGGGGGCGCGCCGGGCTTCGCGGCGGCGCCGGGTTTCCGCCCAACTGACCGACGGGCGCGAGCAGGTGTTCGAGATAGAGGCCGCGCCGTTGGTGGGAGCGGGGGGTGAATTTCTGGGCGCGCTGCTGGTGGCGCGCGACGTCACCCGTCTGGCCGGGCTGGAAGAGGCCCTGGGCCAGCGGACGGGCATGAACCAGATCATCGGTCGCAGCGCGCCCATGTCCGAGCTGTTCCACCTGCTGGACGAACTGGCCCAGACCGACACCACCGTGCTCATCACCGGAGAATCGGGCACCGGCAAGGAACTGGTGGCCGAGGCGCTGCACCGGGGCGGGCCGCGCGCGCTGGGGCCGCTGGTCAAGGTGAACTGCTCGGCGCTGTCGGAACATCTGCTGGAAAGCGAGCTTTTCGGCCACGTGCGGGGGGCCTTTACCGGAGCCGTGCGCGACAGGGTGGGGCGGTTCCAGTTGGCGCACGGGGGCACCATCTTTCTGGACGAGATCGGCGACGTCTCGTCCGCCGTGCAGCTCAAGCTGCTGCGGGTGTTGCAGGAGCGCGAGTTCGAGCGGGTGGGCGACACCCGCACCGTCAAGGTGGACGTGCGGGTCATCGCCGCCACCAACCGGCCCCTGGCCGACCTGGTGCGCTCCGGCAGGCTGCGCGAAGACCTGTACTACCGGCTGCGGGTGGTGGAACTGCATCTGCCCGCCCTGCGCGACAGGCGCTCGGACATCCCCCTGCTGGTGGACCACTTCGTGGAGCAGTTCAACATCCATTTCCACCGCCGGGTGGCCGGGGTTACCCCGGTAGCCCTGCAGGCGCTGATGGCGCATTCCTGGCCCGGCAACGTGCGCGAGTTGCGCCACGCGCTGGAGCACGGCTTCATCCTGTCGCGCGGGGATGTCATCGACGTGGATGCCCTGCCGCCCGAGGTGCGCGCCGCCGTGGGCATGGCGGCCACCGCCGCGCCCGTGCTGCGCAGCATCGCCTGCGATACGGACCTGCCCCAGCAGGGTGCGGGCCTTCCATGGGCCGGGGGGCGAGCCTTGGATCGGGCCGGGGACCGGATCGGCGACGGGGGCATGGAACATGGGCTGGCGCGGCCCCCACAGGGAACCTGGCCAACCGGTGCCTCGTCTTACGGCCAGGGCGCCAGGGCGCCAGCCGTTGGCGGTGGCGCGGACCATTCCGGCATCTATCCCGACGGTACCCCCGTGCACCTGGCCGAGGGGGTGCGGGGGCGGGAGGCGGCATTCCTCGAACCGCCGGTATCGGGCGGCCCCGCTTCGCTGCCCACGCCAGCCATGCCGGCAGGTCCGGCGGGCAGTGGCTATGGCGGCCAGGTCGACGAAGCTCCCGCACCCTACGGCGCGGAAGCTGGCCGTCGCCTGCGGCTGACCCCCGAACTGCTGTCCGACGCCCTGCGCAGGGCCGGGAACAACAAGGCCCGCGCGGCACGACTGCTGGGGATCTCTCGCCAGACGGTGTACCGCAAGCTCGTGGAATTCGGCCTGGCCGACGGAGCGGATGGCGGACCGGATGGCGGACCGGACGGCGGACCGGACGGCGAGCCGGATGATGCGCCAGGCGTGAGCGCCAACGAAGCAGACGCGGCAGGCTCGTAG
- a CDS encoding substrate-binding domain-containing protein, which produces MRRLLLVLCLFTVLLPAQSMAADKVLMMATTTSTADTGLLDDLAPAFQKETGIELKFTATGTGKALEMGRSCNVDVLLVHDPEAEAKFVGEGFGINRVQLMYNDFVMVGPKADPAGVKGKTVAEAMKALSGGKAPFISRGDKSGTHALELRLWKDTGAGVPEGKEWYVEAGQGMMRTIAMCAEKGGYTLTDRGTWIKYEAGLKEAGPLAIVVEKDQKLFNQYSSITVNPAKCPSAKADLADAFTKWMASPSTQKRIADFKLMEKPLFTPNAGK; this is translated from the coding sequence ATGCGTCGTCTGCTTCTTGTTCTTTGTCTGTTCACCGTGCTGTTGCCCGCGCAGTCCATGGCGGCGGACAAGGTGCTGATGATGGCCACCACCACCAGCACCGCCGATACCGGCCTGCTCGACGACCTTGCCCCTGCCTTCCAGAAGGAAACGGGCATCGAGCTCAAGTTCACGGCCACCGGCACCGGCAAGGCCCTGGAAATGGGCCGCAGCTGCAACGTGGACGTACTGCTGGTGCACGATCCCGAGGCCGAGGCCAAGTTCGTGGGCGAAGGCTTCGGCATCAATCGCGTGCAGCTGATGTACAATGATTTCGTCATGGTGGGCCCCAAGGCCGACCCCGCGGGCGTGAAGGGCAAGACCGTGGCCGAGGCCATGAAGGCGCTCTCCGGCGGCAAGGCCCCCTTCATCAGCCGTGGCGACAAGTCCGGCACCCATGCGCTGGAACTGCGCCTGTGGAAGGACACCGGCGCGGGCGTGCCCGAAGGCAAGGAATGGTACGTGGAAGCCGGGCAGGGCATGATGCGCACCATCGCCATGTGCGCGGAAAAGGGCGGCTACACCCTTACCGACCGCGGCACCTGGATCAAGTACGAGGCAGGCCTGAAGGAAGCCGGGCCGCTGGCCATCGTGGTGGAAAAGGACCAGAAGCTGTTCAACCAGTACAGCTCCATCACCGTGAACCCGGCCAAGTGCCCCTCGGCCAAGGCTGACTTGGCCGACGCCTTCACCAAGTGGATGGCCAGCCCCTCCACCCAGAAGCGCATCGCCGACTTCAAGCTGATGGAAAAGCCGCTGTTTACGCCCAACGCGGGCAAGTAG